Genomic window (Ananas comosus cultivar F153 linkage group 1, ASM154086v1, whole genome shotgun sequence):
TCAATACCAATTGCAACTGATCATTTTCCAGCTTCATCCTTTCATTTTCGACTCTCATCTTATCCAATTCTCTATCCTTCTTCTTACTAAACTGCTGCCACTTCATACGCTGCTCTTCAAGCTCATGCCTTTGCATCTCAACCTGCAACTTTTTCGCTTCCAGCTTCAGTGAGCGTGACCGCAAGTTCTCTTCCTGCTGCACCCAATCACCCTTGAGACCTTCATCAAGAACTTGGTTCATATCAAATGAGTTCGTCCTGTTACAATCTTGAGGCACCGAAGGATTTTTACACTCCACCCCATGTACCATCCTTTTATTAAAACTTAGCCCCCTATCATCATTATCTCCGCCTTGATTATCTTCGTCGATCTCATCTTCATTATGCTGATCTGCACTTCCTAGAGCCATTTTCAGGGACTGCAGAAGTGCGGGATCAGCTTTTAAACGAAATCGGTTTCCATTGTGGTACGAGCACATCTCTTCGTAGAACAGATGCTTCGAACTCAATATCTTTCTCACGAGATTCTTTGTCTTATCGCTAAGGTGATTCATACATTCCAAAAGAGCAGGATTCTCCACCACCCTACAAGATATCCCCCTACCAAGAATATCATTAAGCCTTTTGTACCTCTTGTTGAGATCATTAAACTTGTCTTCACACTGCTGCGGAGAAACAAAACAACCTCTTTCCGCCATTACCTTCGAAACCAGCTTCCACTTACCCTTTTTCTGCAGCATGGATAACTTTCTCTTCGACATGCTAGAGCATTCCAAGTTATAATCCTCTCCTATGTAAGAAACCACGGTTATAAGAAGCTTAACCATTTCATCGGTCCACTTCATTCTGTGCCATTTTGAAGCCTGCTTTCCATGTATGATATCATCTCCATCCTCAGTTCTGAAGCTCCCTTCATCTTCTTCGCTTGAATTTTTTACATGATCGCCATCATTGTGGACCATCATTGGAAGTGTAGGGTCGTGGTCCAACTCATTCTGCATGTGATTCGCCGACTGGGGCAAAACATCGAACATTTGGGGGGTAATTGCATAATTTTGATAAGGGGATTGATTTTGTTGCTGCTGTTGACGGGAAAGACACCCATTCAAGTACAAGTGTTGATCTTGTAGATTCGACATACTGTTAGATACTCCGGGAATCATGTTTCTGATAATATTCCCTTCCATAAATATAACGCCGTAGTAATGTAATTTCGCGATTAAATTGCCACAACTCCTTCCTACTTTCTTTCAACAACTCAAAATTTGATCATCGATTTCAAATAAGTTGAAAATGATTACCAAACTAAAACCCTCGCAAACCTAAAAGAACAAAACAAGAGTTAAACTATCAAAGGTATAACAAAATTAAGGTGCATTCTCCACCTCCTAGATTAGGGGCAAGGCATGTTTGGCCCttataaagaatttttcaaaaaagtgcttttctttaagtattataataaaatgCCTTTAACATATTGGAGCttctaattatatttaatgatatggatcgttgatttgaacaccctaaaatcgaaaaagagactataataccggagctccggtactataaatagtatagtagcctcattctatatatatatatatatatatatatagagagagagagagagagagagagagagagagagggagagagtagggctattgTGCACAATTTCTCTTTCACCCTAACCAACTATGAAAATTGATGAATGGTTAGAAATTTAGGAGCacaaggactgctgtgctcctaatagcacaatagctctactatagagagagagagagaga
Coding sequences:
- the LOC109718207 gene encoding uncharacterized protein LOC109718207; its protein translation is MEGNIIRNMIPGVSNSMSNLQDQHLYLNGCLSRQQQQQNQSPYQNYAITPQMFDVLPQSANHMQNELDHDPTLPMMVHNDGDHVKNSSEEDEGSFRTEDGDDIIHGKQASKWHRMKWTDEMVKLLITVVSYIGEDYNLECSSMSKRKLSMLQKKGKWKLVSKVMAERGCFVSPQQCEDKFNDLNKRYKRLNDILGRGISCRVVENPALLECMNHLSDKTKNLVRKILSSKHLFYEEMCSYHNGNRFRLKADPALLQSLKMALGSADQHNEDEIDEDNQGGDNDDRGLSFNKRMVHGVECKNPSVPQDCNRTNSFDMNQVLDEGLKGDWVQQEENLRSRSLKLEAKKLQVEMQRHELEEQRMKWQQFSKKKDRELDKMRVENERMKLENDQLQLVLKHQELKLRLYH